Genomic window (Drosophila ananassae strain 14024-0371.13 chromosome 3L, ASM1763931v2, whole genome shotgun sequence):
atacatcagaaatatatataaatatataatataatataaatggATTTTATAGTCTTCTAAAACTGtaaaaacttttaaagtgAAAATTCTTAAGCTAAAAATATGAGAAAAAAGCTTTAGAACTCTTACAATTTGTTCAAATTTTCAAGTCACAAGAAACCCTAAAAACTTTAAGAAAAAATGCTCATTACCGAACCGAAACTGAAGCCGGCTCTTTGCTTTTGAAGAGCCAATCATTGTTAAATTAACGCCATAAAAAATTACGCACTCTCCGGTGCTTTCCGGCTTCAGTCTCCAGCTACGGAAAAGTGGAGTGACGTGGAGTCAAGTCGGGCAACCACAACGCAACTGAGACagaatcaaataaaaattaagtgcTGACTCAGTTCGTctggaaaaaaaaggagcGTAGAAGGAAGAAAAACACTGTGCGGCATGCAAAGTGGAGATAAGAAAAAATTCTCcaccaaaacaacaacaacaatactAACAATGGGTGGGGGCGGGGTGGTGTGTatgggcgtgggcgtggcaaGGCATTTACATGACcgcaaacacacacaacaaTGGAAGACGCAACTGGATGGAAAACAAAACTGTTGACTGTGCCGGAAAACACCATTCAGATCCCACATGTATACGGCCACGGCCAGAAGTGTGAAACAATAGTCGGACTTTTGTCCAAAAACTGTGACCATATGCGATGGAAGCCAGGTGCTTCTACTGCATGCTCTGTGGAGATATGGAATCGGGAGGAATACAGAATCCTACGAGAGAAAGAGATCCTTGGCCTGGCTAAGACAAATGATGCTAAATATATTTGGCCACCGTGCCACCAGGAAGAACGTTGGTGGGgcatatttttcatttacCTGCCTGCCAGCCTCAGATTCTGTACCCTCCTCTTGGATTTTCCTCCTCTATGGAGTATTTTCCCCATCTGAAAGCCTCCGTTGCCATTGGAAGTTAAGTATACGTAACGTAAACGCAAATTTAATGCTTGAAAAATTCGCTTAAATGGATTTAAGTGCCGCTTTCTTCGTTTTGCTTTCtgctttatatatatatatacttatttttttcttttggccTTCTTGTCTGTTAGCCCGGGCTGCCTGACTGGCTGACTGCCTGTTTTATCTTGGCCAGCAGATAAATGAAAATCTTCAAAAAGATGAAGTAGCGGTCGGCGAAAAGCAACAGAGGCCAAAAGCTGAGTAGACTTTTGTGTTTATTGGGGCTACTTATCGACTGAGCACAGTCAAGTGAGCTTTGGCCCCCCAACTTTGACCCATTTGGGGGGCCAAGTCTCGGCCAAAtggataaacaaaaaacaattagGAAGGAATTCTTTGACCTGCGGATGTGTATAACTAACACAAGTTAAGCGACTTTCCACTTAATTCtgtgcaaataaaaataaaaactcagCCCCACTCGCCAAATCCTGTTGAAACTGACTTTGTTTAGCTGCCTTTTATCTGGTTTATCTGGCCTATAATTTATATGCTGACGCATCATATAATCTTTATCCCGGAACAGAGGAggatgatgaaaaaaaaaaacccttaaCCTTTGGCGCTGCCATTTAAATTTAGAGCCTTATCGTGGGGCGTAAATCGATGCGGAAAGCTCCTTCCACTCCACTCTGGGGCCAAGAGGGAAATTTACGATTTACGGCTACAGCTTGCCACGTTCAACAAGCCGCATACATTTTTATGGCCAATTAAATTCCATAAGCCAGGCTAACCGTAACGAAAGCGGTCGCCTTGAGGCGCCACAAGATCTGTTTTAGCCATAATCCCAGCCCGTTTAAGTTTTGTCTATTTTTCTAAATCGATTGAGGACTATGGTCGGTCACCGGGAAGGAATGTCTCTGGTTGTATGTTAAGTGTGAAGTAATGAATATTAAAATGAAGTTTACAGAGGACAAGGACATTGGCAGCCACGCAACCATCGAAGGAGAGCAAATATTTTGACAGCTGTCAGTCGAGGGAAATGATTTCGCATTTCTGTtgcttcccatttttgctggGGCTTCTTTGGCGGGAAAATGCGAGGCGTGTAGGTGCCGGGTGCCGGGTGCCGGGTGCTGGGTTCTGGAGGCGTGGCAAGTTTGCTCCCAGGACCAAAGAGacttttctcttttttatttttccctcCAGGAGGGAGCACCAGGAGGAGTGGCACATGCCAATGCCAAACTGATAGACAGGCAGACAACGTGCGACTGCCGCCTGACTGCTCTTTTAACACCAATTGCTTTTTAATGCATGCACGTCCTCGTCCTCTcgcttccttttttttcgcttttcacaaaaaaaagaacaaacaacaaaaaatggggCCAGAAGAGGAAAAGAAATTGATTGACATTTTTGGTGAGCAGATATTTCGTCctattttatatgcaaatcAGCaggatacacacacacacacacccacacacaatCGCACGGGCATGTCAACTGGCTGGCTTCCCGTTGACAGGACAATAATAACGTTAAAATGTCGGGCATTTATCGTGTCCTTTCGTGTGTATGTGTCTGCATAAgcgccagtgtgtgtgtggctagAACTAATTGCACAAAACCGAAATCAATGCTTTGTCACAGTTAATAAACGAAAATGTAGGTCCTGGATATCCTGGCACCAAGTTTACTTTTTCTTCTCCTTTTCCCGCTTTGGCGGAGTTGGTGGCTCTTCGGGATAGGGCCACATCGGTGGCAAGGCGTCCCGGTACTCCAAAATGTACTGCCGGTTCTTTACATACTCACAGATATTTTCGGGAATAACAGAGAGATGAGAAAGACCTAGGGAAAAACATGTTTATAGATTAGAAAGGAtgtaaagaatagtatgagtgaCACTTCTCACCATTATTGAATAAGAATTCGGCCACAGCTACGCCGACTTTGAACGCCACAGTACTGGCGTCCTTTATGGTGGGATACAGAGCTCCTGCGTCCAGCCTCTTCTGGGATGTGTTTTGGGAAAGCTCATGAGCCACCACCGAGTAGACCTCATCCGGCAGGGTGCGGGCTTGGCTACAAATGGCCCCCAGGGCGATTCCCGGAAAGGTGAGACAGTTGTTTGCCTGGGCGGGCTCGAAGCGTTTGCCGTCAATGACCACCGGAGGGAATGGCGATCCGGAACAGAAAAGAACACGACCCTATTTGGGGGAATCAAAGTGAGACAGAGATCCTGAAGTTATTTAGAAAAGAGCTAAGCTCACCTCAGTATGTGTATAAGCCTGTTCGGCGGTACATTCCGATAGCAGTGTAGGATTGGAGAGAGCAAAGACCGCTGGTTGCTCGTTGTGCTTGGCCATATTCTTGAGGACGGCTTCGGTGAAAATGCCAGCCTTGCCCGTGGCACCCAACAGTATATTAGGCTTCGCTAAGTCCACTACGGCAGCCAAATCAGCTAGTGGCTTCACGGGCTTACGAAACTGCTGCACTACTTCTGGCACATTCTCCGTTTCACAGGTGATTAGGCCATAGGCTTcgaaaatgtaaatattttcggAAATAACGTCATCGGAAACTCCTCGTCGCTTCAGTTCGCTGATCAGCATTAGGATAATACCGACGGCTGCACTGCCGGCTCCGACAAAGAGAAAGATGGTCTCATCCAGCTTCCTGCCAGTGATCCTTTCCACGTTGAGGAACCCAGCTAACCCCGTGCATCCAGTACCTTGGATATCATCGTTAAAGACACAGTACGAAGACCGATACTTATCCAAAAACTTAAAAGCATTCGGAGTGGCAAAGTCCTCGAAGTGAATGAGAGTTTTGAGGCCATAGCGATGGGTTACCGCCTTTACAAACTCATCAACCAATTCCTCATACTCAGCGCCCTTAACTCGTGGCATCCGAAGGCCCACATACAAGGGATCTTGGAGTAGCTCTTGATTGTCGGTGCCAACGTCTAAGCAGATCGGCATAAGAACTCTGGGCTGGATGCCGGCCAACGCAGTGTACAACATCATCTTGCCACAGCATATTCCCATCCCATGGGCGCCCATGTCCCCAAGACCCAATATCCTTCCGCCATCCGTGACACACACCGCCGACACGTCCTCCTCAATCCAGTTCTGCAAAACGTCATTCACGTGGCCACGATCCGTAATGTTGATGTACATACTCGTGGCAAACTGAAAGTTTAATCCGTAGGTGGCCACAATATCGCCCACAGTAGGAGTATAAATAATAGGCATCACATCGTCAATGTTATCCCTTAAGTATCGGTAGTAGAGCCTCCGGTGACGGTTGTGCAGGGCGTTCAAGTAATGGGCGCGACTTAGGTTGTTGAGTCGAGCATCAATATTGGCCTTGGCGGCGAACAGCTGGTCCTCCATGGTCCGCACGGAGCCAGGAAATAGTCCAAGGATGCCCAAGCGTTGCCGCTCTTCGATAGTGAAAGCTAGACCCTAATCAAAATGGATCAGAAGTCAATAAACTCAATCGGGAATCTGGTTAAACGGTTTACTATATTGCCAAGCAATCGAATACATGTCAGAAACAAACAATGCCAATGCGAGTATGGATAGTTGGCCTCAACGGGACATCCTCACCTTGTTAACCTCGCCGTCTGCGATGACGCGCCATTCCAGACGCGCCCTCTGTCTCGTCTCGTCGTCAAACCGGCTCAGATCTCGGAACAATGTGATTATCGGACGGGGCGCGACTCGCAGAAGGGACTGTAAATAGGGCTTCATTTTTCGCAATTGCATGGTCATCCAAGGAGCAGAAATTAACTAAAGACTCAGAATTTTGACGAATAAAATTTGGAACAATTCCACCGAAATtactaaaacaaaaaattgaataaaactgaaagccTACTTCTGTTTTTGTTCCTTGGTTGGATTGGGCTTGGGATTGGGTTTCATTTCCGGATAGTCCCACGTCTCGGTCGTTGAGCTGCTG
Coding sequences:
- the LOC6494129 gene encoding NADP-dependent malic enzyme, coding for MTMQLRKMKPYLQSLLRVAPRPIITLFRDLSRFDDETRQRARLEWRVIADGEVNKGLAFTIEERQRLGILGLFPGSVRTMEDQLFAAKANIDARLNNLSRAHYLNALHNRHRRLYYRYLRDNIDDVMPIIYTPTVGDIVATYGLNFQFATSMYINITDRGHVNDVLQNWIEEDVSAVCVTDGGRILGLGDMGAHGMGICCGKMMLYTALAGIQPRVLMPICLDVGTDNQELLQDPLYVGLRMPRVKGAEYEELVDEFVKAVTHRYGLKTLIHFEDFATPNAFKFLDKYRSSYCVFNDDIQGTGCTGLAGFLNVERITGRKLDETIFLFVGAGSAAVGIILMLISELKRRGVSDDVISENIYIFEAYGLITCETENVPEVVQQFRKPVKPLADLAAVVDLAKPNILLGATGKAGIFTEAVLKNMAKHNEQPAVFALSNPTLLSECTAEQAYTHTEGRVLFCSGSPFPPVVIDGKRFEPAQANNCLTFPGIALGAICSQARTLPDEVYSVVAHELSQNTSQKRLDAGALYPTIKDASTVAFKVGVAVAEFLFNNGLSHLSVIPENICEYVKNRQYILEYRDALPPMWPYPEEPPTPPKREKEKKK